One Neoarius graeffei isolate fNeoGra1 chromosome 19, fNeoGra1.pri, whole genome shotgun sequence genomic region harbors:
- the sgk2b gene encoding serine/threonine-protein kinase Sgk2b isoform X1, which yields MVKKSRSPVTYAKMKGIISYFAALIREKKHGSTDLLQKLGTRIPVYQHNMDSECFLRPEASLSDESAAAAQCLASTAQELQKSQVSAADFDYLRVIGTGSFGKVLLAKYKKNNRYYAVKVLQKHIIMEKEAEGNIMCERNVLVKTLNHPFLVRLHFSFQTKERLCLVLDYASGGELFHHLQKERVFREPRARFYAAEMASALGYLHSLHIIYRDLKPENILLDSEGHVVLTDFGLCKEGIAGRTTTKTFCGTPEYLAPEVLQQHEYDRTVDWWGLGAVLHEMLYGLPPFYSADRMKMLGNIIYQPLVLKAGVSKGGRDFLKGLLNKDRAKRLGAKRDMDELKQHSFFSSIQWDDLVAKKIPPPFVPSLSGPDDLTNINPAFTRLPVPESLGVCEEAGVSFPGFNYMSEIISSMST from the exons ATGGTGAAGAAAAGCAGGAGTCCTGTCACATACGCTAAAATGAAGGGTATCATCTCATACTTTGCTG CTTTAATCAGAGAGAAAAAACATGGTTCGACTGACCTGCTACAGAAGCTTGGGACCCGAATTCCAGTTTATCAACA CAATATGGATTCAGAGTGTTTTCTAAGACCAGAAGCCAGTTTGTCTGATGAGTCTGCGGCAGCTGCA CAGTGCCTCGCCAGTACAGCACAGGAGCTGCAAAAGTCTCA GGTTTCCGCAGCAGATTTTGACTACTTGAGGGTGATTGGGACAGGCAGTTTTGGCAAG GTTCTTTTAGCAAAGTATAAGAAGAACAATAGATACTATGCGGTGAAAGTTTTACAGAAGCACATTATCATGGAGAAAGAAGCG GAAGGAAACATCATGTGTGAGCGTAACGTGCTAGTGAAAACTCTGAATCATCCGTTCTTGGTGAGACTTCACTTCAGCTTTCAGACCAAAGAGCGGCTTTGTCTAGTGTTGGACTATGCAAGTGGTggagag CTCTTTCACCACCTCCAAAAAGAGCGTGTGTTCAGGGAACCCAGAGCCAGATTCTACGCTGCAGAAATGGCCAGTGCTCTAGGATACTTACATTCACTGCACATTATCtacag GGACCTGAAGCCAGAGAACATCTTGCTCGACTCTGAAGGCCATGTGGTCCTAACAGACTTTGGCTTGTGTAAAGAGGGCATAGCGGGACGTACAACCACCAAAACCTTTTGTGGAACCCCTGAATATCTGGCGCCCGAGGTTCTCCAGCAGCACGAATACGACCGTACCGTGGACTGGTGGGGGCTTGGAGCTGTTCTGCATGAAATGCTTTATGGTCTG ccaCCCTTCTACAGTGCAGACCGCATGAAGATGTTAGGCAATATAATTTATCAACCGCTGGTCCTTAAGGCTGGAGTGTCCAAGGGTGGAAGAGATTTTCTTAAAGGCTTGCTGAACAAAGATAGAGCTAAGAGACTAGGAGCTAAACGTGACATg GATGAGCTAAAGCAGCACTCCTTCTTTTCCTCTATCCAGTGGGATGACCTCGTGGCAAAGAAAATCCCACCCCCCTTCGTTCCCTCACTG TCTGGCCCTGATGACCTGACAAACATTAACCCTGCATTCACGAGACTTCCTGTCCCAGAGTCTCTGGGTGTGTGTGAAGAGGCTGGGGTCAGCTTCCCTGGATTCAACTATATGAGTGAAATCATCTCATCAATGTCGACGTAG
- the sgk2b gene encoding serine/threonine-protein kinase Sgk2b isoform X2 encodes MVKKSRSPVTYAKMKGIISYFAALIREKKHGSTDLLQKLGTRIPVYQHNMDSECFLRPEASLSDESAAAAQCLASTAQELQKSQVSAADFDYLRVIGTGSFGKVLLAKYKKNNRYYAVKVLQKHIIMEKEAEGNIMCERNVLVKTLNHPFLVRLHFSFQTKERLCLVLDYASGGELFHHLQKERVFREPRARFYAAEMASALGYLHSLHIIYRDLKPENILLDSEGHVVLTDFGLCKEGIAGRTTTKTFCGTPEYLAPEVLQQHEYDRTVDWWGLGAVLHEMLYGLPPFYSADRMKMLGNIIYQPLVLKAGVSKGGRDFLKGLLNKDRAKRLGAKRDMLPDQLCRPEPCRGPFFSISTTSFLLG; translated from the exons ATGGTGAAGAAAAGCAGGAGTCCTGTCACATACGCTAAAATGAAGGGTATCATCTCATACTTTGCTG CTTTAATCAGAGAGAAAAAACATGGTTCGACTGACCTGCTACAGAAGCTTGGGACCCGAATTCCAGTTTATCAACA CAATATGGATTCAGAGTGTTTTCTAAGACCAGAAGCCAGTTTGTCTGATGAGTCTGCGGCAGCTGCA CAGTGCCTCGCCAGTACAGCACAGGAGCTGCAAAAGTCTCA GGTTTCCGCAGCAGATTTTGACTACTTGAGGGTGATTGGGACAGGCAGTTTTGGCAAG GTTCTTTTAGCAAAGTATAAGAAGAACAATAGATACTATGCGGTGAAAGTTTTACAGAAGCACATTATCATGGAGAAAGAAGCG GAAGGAAACATCATGTGTGAGCGTAACGTGCTAGTGAAAACTCTGAATCATCCGTTCTTGGTGAGACTTCACTTCAGCTTTCAGACCAAAGAGCGGCTTTGTCTAGTGTTGGACTATGCAAGTGGTggagag CTCTTTCACCACCTCCAAAAAGAGCGTGTGTTCAGGGAACCCAGAGCCAGATTCTACGCTGCAGAAATGGCCAGTGCTCTAGGATACTTACATTCACTGCACATTATCtacag GGACCTGAAGCCAGAGAACATCTTGCTCGACTCTGAAGGCCATGTGGTCCTAACAGACTTTGGCTTGTGTAAAGAGGGCATAGCGGGACGTACAACCACCAAAACCTTTTGTGGAACCCCTGAATATCTGGCGCCCGAGGTTCTCCAGCAGCACGAATACGACCGTACCGTGGACTGGTGGGGGCTTGGAGCTGTTCTGCATGAAATGCTTTATGGTCTG ccaCCCTTCTACAGTGCAGACCGCATGAAGATGTTAGGCAATATAATTTATCAACCGCTGGTCCTTAAGGCTGGAGTGTCCAAGGGTGGAAGAGATTTTCTTAAAGGCTTGCTGAACAAAGATAGAGCTAAGAGACTAGGAGCTAAACGTGACATg ttgccagatcagctttgcaggccggagccttgtcgtggaccatttttttcaatttccaccacaagttttctattgggttga